The following is a genomic window from Geoalkalibacter halelectricus.
GTTTTCAATGACCCGGCCCGCCATTTGGGTTTGCAGGCGGTTGTAGCCTCCGGCCAGATAGGTGCCGGGATAGTGAACCTCGTTCGCGTCGCTCTCGGGGGCGGCTCCTCGAGTGCAGAAATATCCATTGCCGAGGGTGCACAGGGCTTCGCGGAGCTTTTCCTTCTCGGGGTCGAAGCTGTCATAGACGAGGGACCAACTGTTCATAAATGAAAATCCTCCTGACACATCGGTCACAAGATCAAATTCGTAGTCAATTCTAACAGAAGGGAGACAATTGCAACGGGCGTCGGGACGAAGGGCGCGAGTTGACATCGAGGCGGGGGTTGATAGAAATGCGGTAAGCCCTTTTGCGTCGAGACCTGTTTTGAGAATCGGGGAGGTAAGCATGAGCGCCAAATCCAAAACGATTCGCCGGCTTGAGGAACTCACCAATCAGGATGTCGCCCTGGTCGGCGGTAAAAATGCCTCCTTGGGTGAGATGATTCGAACCCTTAAGGCGGAAGGGGTGCAGGTGCCCGATGGCTTCGCCACCACTGCGGCTGCCTATCGAATCTTTCTTCAGGACAATGATCTGGATGAGAAAATTCGTTTGCGTTTAGAAGAATACCGCAAGGGCGAAAAAACTCTCCACCAGACGGGCGAGGCCATCCGCCGCATGATTCGCCGCGGCACCTGGCCCGAGGAGCTAGCCGTTGCCGTTCGCGAGGCCTACGGCGAGCTTTGCCGACGCAGCGGCCGCGAGGAGATCGATGTGGCGGTGCGCAGCAGCGCCACGGCGGAAGATTTGCCCGATGCCAGCTTTGCCGGTCAGCAGGAAACCTTTCTCAACATCAGCGGCGAGGCGGAACTGCTCGATGCCTGCCGCAAGTGCTATGCGTCCCTGTTCACCGACCGCGCCATCAGCTACCGCGAGAACAAAGGCTTCGACCATCTGCAGGTCGCCCTGTCCGTGGGCGTGCAGAAGATGGTGCGTTCGGACCAGGCGGGCGCGGGGGTGATGTTCTCCATCGACACCGATACCGGTTTTCCCCATGTGGTGGTCATTGATGCCGCCTGGGGATTGGGCGAGAACGTGGTTCAGGGCACCGTCAATCCGGATGCTTATCTGGTGTTCAAGCCTTTGCTCGATAAGCCCGGCATGACGCCCATCCTGCGCAAAAGCCTGGGCAGTAAAGAAAAAAAGATGGTCTATGCGCGCAGTGCCGGGCAAACCACGCGCAATGTGGACACCACCGCCAAGGAACGGCGCGGTTTCGTGCTCTCCAATGATGAGATTCTGCAGTTGGCGCGCTGGGCGGTGGCTATAGAAAAGCATTACGGGCGGCCCATGGACATGGAATGGGCCAAGGACGGAGAAACCGGCGAGTTGTTCATCGTGCAGGCGCGCCCCGAAACGGTGCAATCGCGCAAGGACGCCGGAGTTTTAACCAGCTACGCCCTCAAGGAATCGGGCAAGGTGCTGCTCACCGGGCTGGCCATCGGCGAAGCCATTGCCGCCGGGCGCGTGCAGGTCATCAAGAGCGCCTCCGAGATCGAGCGCTTCGAGGAGGGCGGTATTTTGGTCACGGGCATGACCGACCCCGACTGGGTGCCCATCATGAAAAAGGCCGCCGGCATCATCACCGACCACGGTGGGCGTACTTCTCACGCAGCCATCGTCAGTCGCGAGTTGGGCATCGCCGCGGTCATCGGCACCGGCAGCGCCACCTCCGACCTCAAGGATGGCCAGGAGATTACCCTATCCTGCGCAGAAGGCGATCAGGGCAAGATCTACGAGGGCATCCTTGACTTCGAGGAAACCGAGGTCAATCTCGATGATCTCCCCGAAATCAAAACCCAGATCATGCTCAACATCGCCAGCCCGGCGGCCGCTTTCCGCTGGTGGCGTCTGCCCTGTCGGGGTATCGGCCTGGCGCGCATGGAATTCATCATCAATAATCTTATTCAGGCGCACCCCATGGCCCTGCTCAAATACGACGAGCTTGAGGACAAGGAGGCCCGGCAGCGCATTCGCGAGCTGACCAAGAATTACGACGACAAGAGCGAATATTTCGTCGACCAACTCGCCCAGGGCATCGCCGTCATCGCCGCCAGTCAGTATCCCGACCCGGTCATTGTGCGCATGAGCGATTTCAAGACCAATGAATACGCCGACCTCATCGGCGGGCGCCAGTTTGAATTCTCCGAGGAAAACCCAATGCTCGGCTTTCGCGGTGCCTCGCGCTATTACAGCGAGCATTATCGCGCCGGTTTTGCCCTGGAATGCGCGGCCATCAGGCGGGTGCGCGAGGCCATGGGGCTGACCAACCTGGTGGTCATGATTCCTTTTTGCCGCACTCTGAAGGAGGCCGACCGGGTGTTGGAGGTGCTCGCTGAAAACGGCCTGGTGCGTGGGCAGCAGGGGCTGGAGGTGTATGTGATGGTCGAAATACCCTCCAACGTGATCCTCGCCGAGCAGTTCGCCGAGCGTTTTGACGGCTTCTCCATCGGCTCCAATGATCTGACCCAACTCACCCTGGGGGTGGATCGCGATTCGGCAATCCTCAAGGAACTCTTCGACGAGCGTGATCCGGCCGTTATGGCGACCATCGCCCAGGTGATTCGCGCCGCCAACAAAACCGGCACCAAGATCGGCATCTGCGGACAGGCGCCCAGCGATTATCCTGAGTTCGCCGCGTTTTTGGTCGAGGAAGGGATCGACTCCATCTCGCTCAATCCCGACAGCGTGATTGGGATAATTCGGCGCCTCGCCCAGGTGGAAAAACGCGTGAGGCGTTGAGGGCCGAGCCGGCGTTTCGGGGGCTTGGCGCTGCGCCGCTACAGGCCGAGAACGGCGCGGGCGATCAAAAAGTACACGAGCAGGCCGCTGGCATCGACGATGGTGGTGACGAAGGGGGCGCTGACCACAGCGGGGTCGACGCCGAACCTACGGGCCAGCAGGGGCATCAGCGAGCCGACGAAGGAGGCCAGGGTGCAGACGGTGATGAGGCTCAAGGCGATGATTGCGGCTAGCGAATCCCCGGCGAACAGCCACACCGGCACCAGACTGAGGGCGGCCAGCAGGGTGCCGAGCAAAAAGCCCACGCGCGCCTCACGCAGTACCACGCGCAGCACGTCCTCCGGGCGAATGTCGTCCAGTGCCATGCTGCGTACCACGGTGGTCGCCGACTGGGCGCCGGCGTTGCCGCCCGTGCCGATCAGCAACGGGATGAACAGGGCCAGGGTGACGACTTGTTCCAGGGTATGTTCAAAGGCACTGAGGACGTTGACCGTGAGGGTTGCGGCCACGGCAAGCATGAGCAGCCAGACCGCGCGGCTACGCGCCAGGTGAAAGACGGAGGCCGAAAAATAGGGGCGGCCCAGGGGTTCGCTGGCACCGGTGCGGGCCAGGTCCTCGCCGGTTTCGGCGCCGAGCACGTCCATGGCGTCATCCACGGTGACCATGCCGACCAGGCGATTCTCCGAATCCACCACGGGTACGGCGAGCAAATCGGCGCCCTGGATGATGCGGGCGACATCCTCCTGATCCTCGTCGACGCCGACGGCGTGGGTGGCGCCGCTCATGATTTCGCCCACGGTGACCTGAGGTTCGGCGAGCAGCAAGTCACGCAGCTCGATGGTCCCCAGGAGGCGCAATTCATCGTCGGTCACGGGCAGGGTGTAGACGGGTTCCGCATCCTCGGCGCGGCGGCGGACCCGGGCCAGGGCGTCCTCGACGGTCATCTCCGGGATGAGGCGGATGAATTTTGGGCTCATGATGCGGCCCGCCGATTCATCGGGATAGCCCAGCAGCATGGCGGTCAGGCGCCGCTCGCGAGGACTCAGCCCGTCCTGGAGTTTCCTGACCACCGTGGCCGGCATTTCATCGAAGAGCCGGGCCCGGTCATCGGCGTCCATCTCTTCCACCAGACGCAGCACCTGCTCGTCGCGCAGGCCGCTGAGCAACTCCTCCTGGTGGGTGGCGTCGAGCAGTTGAAAGACCTCCAGGGCGCTGTCCTTGGCCAGCAGGCGAAAGGCCTTGGCGCGCTCGGCCGGCGCCAGACGCGCCAATTCATCGGCGATTTCCAGGGGGGGGCGCTCCTGCAATTCGTCGCGCAGGGACTTAAGGTCGGTTATGGGTAGAGGATTTTGCGGCATGGATGAGGCTCCGATTTTGTATCTGAATTCACCCGGTGGGGGCTGCGATCCCAAGCTGAACAGTTACCCGATTTTTATGAAATGCCCGGCAGCGGGCAGTTGACCCTTAAGAAGTATAAATGCTTAAAGGCGCCGACGCCACCCGCGTTGGCAAGAAGCGAAATATGCCATCCACATCTGGTCCTGTCCAGACTTCTCGAAACAATTGGAGGTTTTGCGAATATGGTACTCAAACGCCTCACGACATCGCTGTTGCTGGTTCTTACCGTTTTCCTGGTCGGCTTTACGCTGTTTCGACCGCCAGGGGTCGGCGCGGATGAAATCATCGAAACGCAGGAACACCAACTGCGTGTCATTACTCTGGTGGAAGGATTGGAGCATCCCTGGGGCTTGGCCTTTCTTCCCGATGGACGCATGCTGGTGACCGAGCGCCCGGGACGACTGCGCCTCATCGTCGACGGAGAACTCAAGTCCGAACCGGTGGCCGGTTTGCCGGAGATCGTCGCCGTGGGTCAAGGCGGCTTGCTTGACATTGCCCTGCATCCTCGTTTTACCGACAACCACCTGGTCTACTTCTCCTACGCGGGACGCGGCGAAGGCGGAATCGGCACCGAAGTGGCCAGGGGGCGGCTGGTCGACAATCGCCTGGAGGATCTCGAGGTCATCTTCAGCATGGAGCCCAAATCCAACGCGCGCCAGCATTTTGGGTCGCGGCTGGTGTTTGATCGCGAAGGATTTCTCTATATCACTTTGGGCGACCGCGGGGAGATGGATCGCGCACAAGTGACCGACGATCATGCCGGCTCGGTGATACGCCTTCATGACGATGGGCGGGTGCCCGAAGACAATCCCTTTGTCGGCAAGCCCGATTTCAAGCCGGAAATCTATACCTACGGTCACCGCAACATCCAGGGGGCGGCCCTGCACCCCGAATCCGGGAAATTGTGGACCCACGAGCATGGTCCCCAGGGCGGTGACGAGGTCAACATCATCCGGGCCGGACGCAATTACGGTTGGCCGGTCATCACCCACGGCGTCCAGTACGTGACGGGTGCGCGCATCGGCGTGGGAACAGAAAAAGAAGGCATGGAGTCGCCCCTGCACTACTGGGTGCCGGTTTCCATCGCACCCTCCGGAATGGCCTTTTATACCGGCGAACGGTTTCCCAATTGGCGCGGCGATCTGTTCATCGGCGCCCTGCGCGACCGGATGCTGGTACGCCTGCGCCTTGACGGCGAAAGGGTGAGCGAGGAAGAACATATGTTGGAAGGCACTTTGGGCCGTATCCGGGATGTGCGCCAGGGACCGGACGGATATCTCTATTTGCTCACCGACGAACGCCGCGGCGTTTTGGCGCGGCTTGAACCCGCGGACCCCTGAATCCGGCGGTGCTGGGCCTGTGGCATTGTTGAGGAGGTTGATCGAAAAATCCGATTTTATGGATTGAAATTATTGATATTTCCGATTTGCTTTTTTGCCACCTTCCTTCCTATTATGGCGCCTTTGACGCTCACAATTGAAAATTCAGGAGGAAGGTAAACATGAAAAAATCTGTATTTCTACTGCTGGTCGCCTGCTTCATTTTCGCGGGCTGTCAGAAAAAGGAGGATTCGGCCGAATCCGCAGCGACCGATCGGCGTCCCGCAAAGCTGATCCTCACCGCCATTCCCGACGACAATGCCGAAAACATGCGCGAGTATTTCGGGCTGATCGCCGCGCAGATCGAGCAAGTCACGGGCATCCCCTGCGAATACGTGCATGTCGACAACTACGCGGCCAGCGTCACGGCACTGGCCACCGGGCGCGCTCACCTGGCCTGGTTCGGCGCGGTTACCACCGCTCAGGCCTACATGCAGATGCGCGATGCTCTGGAGGTCGTAGCGGCACGCGATATCGATAAGGAGTTCATCGCCTACTTCATTGCCAACGCTGATCTCAATCTGGAACCGATCGACAATCTCGCCGAACTGGCACAACTGGCGCAAGGCCAGGGCTGGACCTTCACCTTCGGCAGCAAAAGCAGCACCTCCAGCCATCTGATGCCGCGCAGCTTCTTTGCCGAGCAGAGCGGGAAGGCACCGGAAGCGGTGTTCCGTACCGTCGCTTTCAGCGGCAGTCACGACGTGGTGCTGCAAAAAGTCGCCAACGGAGAATTTCACCTAGGCGCCTTGGGCCAGCCGCCCTATGATCGCGCCGGCGAAGAAATCAGGGCAAGAGCTCCCATCGTCTACACCACTCCCAAGTTCACCAACTACTCTCTTTCCGCCCGTGCCGACCTGGGGGCAGACCTTATAGGCGAGATTCGCTCGGTGCTGCTCAACCTTCATGAAACCCCCGAAGGCCGACAAATTCTCGACTACCTCAAGGCTGGAAAATTCGTCGATGCCGATATGAGCGAATGGCTCGGATACGTGGATCTCATCGAATCCGGTGTGGACATCGGCGGCTGATGGCTGAAACGACCAGAATCGAGGCGCCGCAAGGCGCCTCGCGCATTTCCGTTAAAGAAAGCCGGGACGTTCTGCTCAAGCCGCAAGCGGTTTTTGCCCTGCAGGGAGTCGGAAAATCCTTCGGGCGCGCACAGGTGCTAACGGATATCGCTTTTTCCGTTCAGCCGGGTGAGCGCATTGCGGTAATCGGCCCGTCGGGCGCCGGAAAAACCACCTTGTTTCGCCTGCTCAGCGCGGTGCTCAAGCCGAGCAGCGGGCGGGTTCTGACCCTTGGCTGCGATACCTGCGCCTTGCGTGGGCGTGCGTTGCGCCGGCTGCGGCGGCAAATCGGAGTCCTTTACCAAAACGACAACCTCATACCCCACCTGCGCGTGGTGCATAACGTGCTCATGGGGCGCCTGGGCGACTGGGCCCTGGCGCGCGCCTTGCTGTCGCTGCTGTGGCCCCAGGAACTGGCCAAGGCCAAGGAGGCTCTGGCGCGGGTGGAACTTGCCGACAAGCTCTGGAGCATGCCCGGCGAACTTTCCGGAGGCCAGCAGCAGCGTGTCGCCATCGCCCGCCTGATGGTGCAGCAGCCGCGCGTCATGCTGGCCGATGAACCGGTCAGTCAGCTCGACATCCGCCTGGGTCGCGAAATTATCGAACTGCTCTGCACCCTCGCCACATCCCTGGGCACCACCCTGCTGGTAAATCTGCACACCCTGGAATTGCTGCACGGCAATTTCGAGCGCGTCATCGCCCTCAGGCAGGGTCGTCTTTTCTGGGAAGGCGCCCCCGCCGCCATCAGCCGTGAGCTGCTCCAGGAACTCTACGGGGCGGAATATCGCGCCCTGCACCTCGACGATGTATCCCTCAACTCAGGCTCATGAATTTGCCGCCGTCCTCTCCCGCAAGCTTTGAGCGTTATTCGACCAGACGTCCCTGGAGGCATTGGGCGACCCTGGTGATCCTGGTCGCCTTGGCGGCCGGCGCCTTTGTCGCTGCGGAGTGGGATTTTTCCGCCTTGGTCGAACCGGAATTGCGCGCCGCGGCCCTGGCCCGCATGCTGGCCTGGGCGCAAACTTTCGCGTTTCCTGATCTAAGTGGCGAGTTTCTGCGTCACTGCTGGGCCCTGACCCTGCAAACCCTCTCCGCGGCTACACTGGGAACCGCCCTGGCGGTGGTGGCCGGCTTCGTTCTGGCCATGGGGTCCTCGCGCGCGGTCTGTGTCGGTGAAGAGGATGCCCGGGGCTGGCGCCGCAATTTTCCCCTGCGCAGCCCTGCCGCGGCGCTCTGTTCGCTCTGCCGGCTGGTGCAGGATGTCTTGCGCGCCGTGCCTGATTTTGTCTGGGCGGTGATTCTGGTGGCGATGATCGGTCTGGGTCCCTTGACCGGTGCCCTGGCCTTGGCTCTAAACATCACCGGCATTTTGGCCAAGGTCTACAGTGAACTGTGGGACAGCGTCGAGGAGCGCGATTACGAACAGGTGCGCGCCCTGGGCGTGGGGCGGCTGAACACCTTTTTCTACGGCATACGTCCTCTGGCGGCCCGCAGCGTACAGAGCTTTACCCTCATGCGTGCCGAATGCGCCATCCGCAACGCCGCAGTGATCGGCGCCGTCGGTGGCGGTGGCCTGGGCGCCGATATCTGGTATCAGATTCAATTCGGTGCCTGGGGCAAGGTGACCACGCTGATGATCTTCACCCTGGCTCTGACCCTGACCGCCGACCTGGCGGCCAACTTCATCCGTCGCCAGTTGCGCAGCGATCCCAACCATCCGTGTGCCGCCAAATTGCGCGGCACCACGGGAAAACTTCTGCCCGCCTACCTCGGTACCGGGTTTGTCCTGGGAGTGGTGTTCTGGTCGCTGTGGTTCATGGGCTGGGGCGACAACGCGCCGCCGGGGCAGCAAAGCCGTAACTATCTGCAACCGGCGCTCATGCTCGTCACCGGCGAATCCTGGCGCAATCTGGCTTTCTTCGAGCGGTTGCTGCAACCCGATTTCGACCTGGCCGCCCTGGGCTGGGGCGGGACGCATAGAAGTGTCGAGCTTTTCGCCGACTACGGTCCCCTGGAGTTCTGGAAACCGGCAGCCTGGGTGGCCTGGGACGCACAGCTGGACAAGTGGTTTGTCTGGCGGGTGATCAAATCGGCATCGGTCCCCTTGGCTCTGGCGATTGTGGGAACCTTGGTGGGCGTCGTCGGAGCCATCATCCTGACGTACGCGCACAGTCTGGCCTTTCAAATTGAACCCTCGCGTTTCACCGGTGAGACGCCGCATCTGGCGGTGCGTGCAGTGCGCCTGGTTCAGTTGGTTCTGGCGCGGTTCACAGGGCTGGTTTCACGTGGTGTGCCTGAGGTCATGTGGGCTTTCCTCTTCATCGCTTTCTTCGGTCCGGGGTTGCTGGCCGGCACGATCGCCATCGCCATTCACAGTCTGGGGGTGCTGGTGCGGGTGTTCAGTGAGACGGTGGACAACATTCCTTATCGGCGTTTTGAACAGTCTTTCGCCGGTTCGCGCCTGAACTGCTTCGGCTATGTCGCCGCCCCGATCTGCTGGCGGGACTGGATGACCTACAGCTTTTTTCAATTCGAGAGCAACCTGCGTGCCGGAGTAGTGCTTGGGATCGTCGGGGTGGGCGGGCTGGGCTTTTTCTTTACCTTCAATTTCGAGTGGTTCCGCTTCGAGAAGGCTGGGACTTATCTTCTGATGATCATTGCCTTGACGGTGGTGACTGATCGCATATCTCGGCTGCTCAAGCTCTCGCGTGTGGGCAGTTGAAATGAAAAAAGGCGCCTCATGGCGCCTTTTTCGTGGACTCTTTCATTCTCAACGGGCTTGGTGGCACGCTCCACAGTCGGTTCGATCAGTTCCGGGTATTTGGGGAATGGTAAAATCGAACTGGCCGTCAACCAGAACAAGTGTGTGGCATGAACTGCAATCATAAGTTTGACCAGGCTGGTTCGGCGGGTTGGGCGCCACCGTGTTTATAGGTATGGTGGCGCCAATCAGGAAGTGATGCCGATTGACGATCCGGTTGGGGTCTTCGACATATTCCTGGAATCCTTCCGGATCCTCAATGGGATCGGGCGGGACAAAGTCCGGATCGTCAAAATGGCATCTCTGGCACTGGGCGTATTCATCTTCGAATTGGTGCCCAAAGCCCAGATGGTAGCCTTGGTCGATCAGGTCGAAGAAATCTGCTCTGAAGGTGGCGAGGACGCGGCCGGTCTGCGCGATATAATCATCGACCTTGGTGCCGGTAAAGGGCATCGGCGGTGGTCCGTGGCAGGAGACGCAGCCATCGGGATGAACAAAAGGGTTGCTGACATGGCACTCCAGGCACGAGGGGCCGCTGCCGCCCAGGCCGTCAACGCCATGACACAGAGTGCAGGCCTGGAGATTGCCCACGTCCCAATGACCCAGGTTGGCCAGACGGCCATCGGGGAATTCCAGGCGTTGGCCGAACCACCAGAAATGGTCCGGAGCGCTCGACCCCGGGTGGGCTGCTAACGCCGGATGGGCGACTTCTTTGCGGAGGGGGTCTCCGGATATGGTGTCGACAAAAGTGTTGACGCGCCCGTTGTCGTGGCACATCAGGCTTTCGCAGCCACCGGGAAGGTCGCGCATGGAGATATCGAAGCGCGGGTTGCTGCCGGGACCGCCGCTTTCGCCGTGACAACCCTGGCATGAAGCGATGTCGCGCTTGGCAGCGCGGCCGTGGTTGAGGGGGTGCGCCCAGGGTAGATCGGGTTCATCCCAGCCGGCTTCGTGATGCAAATCAAAGGGCGGCCCGCCGAGGTGGCAGACAAA
Proteins encoded in this region:
- the ppsA gene encoding phosphoenolpyruvate synthase, yielding MSAKSKTIRRLEELTNQDVALVGGKNASLGEMIRTLKAEGVQVPDGFATTAAAYRIFLQDNDLDEKIRLRLEEYRKGEKTLHQTGEAIRRMIRRGTWPEELAVAVREAYGELCRRSGREEIDVAVRSSATAEDLPDASFAGQQETFLNISGEAELLDACRKCYASLFTDRAISYRENKGFDHLQVALSVGVQKMVRSDQAGAGVMFSIDTDTGFPHVVVIDAAWGLGENVVQGTVNPDAYLVFKPLLDKPGMTPILRKSLGSKEKKMVYARSAGQTTRNVDTTAKERRGFVLSNDEILQLARWAVAIEKHYGRPMDMEWAKDGETGELFIVQARPETVQSRKDAGVLTSYALKESGKVLLTGLAIGEAIAAGRVQVIKSASEIERFEEGGILVTGMTDPDWVPIMKKAAGIITDHGGRTSHAAIVSRELGIAAVIGTGSATSDLKDGQEITLSCAEGDQGKIYEGILDFEETEVNLDDLPEIKTQIMLNIASPAAAFRWWRLPCRGIGLARMEFIINNLIQAHPMALLKYDELEDKEARQRIRELTKNYDDKSEYFVDQLAQGIAVIAASQYPDPVIVRMSDFKTNEYADLIGGRQFEFSEENPMLGFRGASRYYSEHYRAGFALECAAIRRVREAMGLTNLVVMIPFCRTLKEADRVLEVLAENGLVRGQQGLEVYVMVEIPSNVILAEQFAERFDGFSIGSNDLTQLTLGVDRDSAILKELFDERDPAVMATIAQVIRAANKTGTKIGICGQAPSDYPEFAAFLVEEGIDSISLNPDSVIGIIRRLAQVEKRVRR
- the mgtE gene encoding magnesium transporter, producing the protein MPQNPLPITDLKSLRDELQERPPLEIADELARLAPAERAKAFRLLAKDSALEVFQLLDATHQEELLSGLRDEQVLRLVEEMDADDRARLFDEMPATVVRKLQDGLSPRERRLTAMLLGYPDESAGRIMSPKFIRLIPEMTVEDALARVRRRAEDAEPVYTLPVTDDELRLLGTIELRDLLLAEPQVTVGEIMSGATHAVGVDEDQEDVARIIQGADLLAVPVVDSENRLVGMVTVDDAMDVLGAETGEDLARTGASEPLGRPYFSASVFHLARSRAVWLLMLAVAATLTVNVLSAFEHTLEQVVTLALFIPLLIGTGGNAGAQSATTVVRSMALDDIRPEDVLRVVLREARVGFLLGTLLAALSLVPVWLFAGDSLAAIIALSLITVCTLASFVGSLMPLLARRFGVDPAVVSAPFVTTIVDASGLLVYFLIARAVLGL
- a CDS encoding PQQ-dependent sugar dehydrogenase; translation: MVLKRLTTSLLLVLTVFLVGFTLFRPPGVGADEIIETQEHQLRVITLVEGLEHPWGLAFLPDGRMLVTERPGRLRLIVDGELKSEPVAGLPEIVAVGQGGLLDIALHPRFTDNHLVYFSYAGRGEGGIGTEVARGRLVDNRLEDLEVIFSMEPKSNARQHFGSRLVFDREGFLYITLGDRGEMDRAQVTDDHAGSVIRLHDDGRVPEDNPFVGKPDFKPEIYTYGHRNIQGAALHPESGKLWTHEHGPQGGDEVNIIRAGRNYGWPVITHGVQYVTGARIGVGTEKEGMESPLHYWVPVSIAPSGMAFYTGERFPNWRGDLFIGALRDRMLVRLRLDGERVSEEEHMLEGTLGRIRDVRQGPDGYLYLLTDERRGVLARLEPADP
- the phnD gene encoding phosphate/phosphite/phosphonate ABC transporter substrate-binding protein yields the protein MKKSVFLLLVACFIFAGCQKKEDSAESAATDRRPAKLILTAIPDDNAENMREYFGLIAAQIEQVTGIPCEYVHVDNYAASVTALATGRAHLAWFGAVTTAQAYMQMRDALEVVAARDIDKEFIAYFIANADLNLEPIDNLAELAQLAQGQGWTFTFGSKSSTSSHLMPRSFFAEQSGKAPEAVFRTVAFSGSHDVVLQKVANGEFHLGALGQPPYDRAGEEIRARAPIVYTTPKFTNYSLSARADLGADLIGEIRSVLLNLHETPEGRQILDYLKAGKFVDADMSEWLGYVDLIESGVDIGG
- a CDS encoding phosphonate ABC transporter ATP-binding protein is translated as MAETTRIEAPQGASRISVKESRDVLLKPQAVFALQGVGKSFGRAQVLTDIAFSVQPGERIAVIGPSGAGKTTLFRLLSAVLKPSSGRVLTLGCDTCALRGRALRRLRRQIGVLYQNDNLIPHLRVVHNVLMGRLGDWALARALLSLLWPQELAKAKEALARVELADKLWSMPGELSGGQQQRVAIARLMVQQPRVMLADEPVSQLDIRLGREIIELLCTLATSLGTTLLVNLHTLELLHGNFERVIALRQGRLFWEGAPAAISRELLQELYGAEYRALHLDDVSLNSGS
- a CDS encoding PhnE/PtxC family ABC transporter permease, translated to MILVALAAGAFVAAEWDFSALVEPELRAAALARMLAWAQTFAFPDLSGEFLRHCWALTLQTLSAATLGTALAVVAGFVLAMGSSRAVCVGEEDARGWRRNFPLRSPAAALCSLCRLVQDVLRAVPDFVWAVILVAMIGLGPLTGALALALNITGILAKVYSELWDSVEERDYEQVRALGVGRLNTFFYGIRPLAARSVQSFTLMRAECAIRNAAVIGAVGGGGLGADIWYQIQFGAWGKVTTLMIFTLALTLTADLAANFIRRQLRSDPNHPCAAKLRGTTGKLLPAYLGTGFVLGVVFWSLWFMGWGDNAPPGQQSRNYLQPALMLVTGESWRNLAFFERLLQPDFDLAALGWGGTHRSVELFADYGPLEFWKPAAWVAWDAQLDKWFVWRVIKSASVPLALAIVGTLVGVVGAIILTYAHSLAFQIEPSRFTGETPHLAVRAVRLVQLVLARFTGLVSRGVPEVMWAFLFIAFFGPGLLAGTIAIAIHSLGVLVRVFSETVDNIPYRRFEQSFAGSRLNCFGYVAAPICWRDWMTYSFFQFESNLRAGVVLGIVGVGGLGFFFTFNFEWFRFEKAGTYLLMIIALTVVTDRISRLLKLSRVGS